GAGAGCTCAGCGGCTACCTCGCCGGCTACAGCGGCCAGACCCTCGCGGAGGAGCTGCCTCATTATGAGCAGATCGCCCGCTGGATGCGCCGCTATGGCCCCGCGATGATCTTCATCCTCGCCCTCGTGCCGAACCCCCTTTTCGACGTCGCCGGAATCGTGGCCGGCTCCACCCGGATGCCGTTGCTTTTCTTTTTCCTCCCCTGCGCAGCCGGGAAGATCCTCAAGAACCTGATCGCCGCCTGGGCAGGCTTCTACGGGATCGAGCTGCTGCAGCGGTGGTTCGGCGAATGATCCATCGAGGATCCCGGATGAACCGGAGGGTCTCCGGTCAGATGGTCTGGGGGCTGCCCGCTGTCTTCGTCTTGCTGGCCCTGGTCCCCCTGATCTTCACCCCCGGGATCCTGATGCGGGGGGACGTGGCCCTGTATTTCTACCCTTACTGGGAAGCGGCCGCCCGGGCAACCCGCGAGGGTCGCCTCCCCCTGTGGAACCCGGATCTCTTCGCTGGCGTTCCGTTCCTGGCCAATCCGCAGGTCGGCTTCTTCTATCCCCTCAATCGAGCCCTCTCATGGCTTCCAGTTCCCCTCGCCTGGAAGATCTCTATCCTTTTCCACGCCCTCTGGGCCGCCTGGGGCATGTTCGGGCTGGCCCGGAGGTTGAGCCACCGGACCGCCGGGGCCGTTGCGGCTGCAGTGGCCTACGCCCTGGGGGGATACTTCCTGGCCCAGGCGGAGCACATCAATCAGTTCCAGGCCCTGGCCTGGCTGCCGTGGATGGCATGGGCGTGGGCGGCGGGCTGGCCGGCCGGCGTGGGGCTGGCGGGAGCGATGCAGATCCTCTGCGGCCACGCCCAGACGGTCATGCTCTCCTGGGCGGCCCTCCTGATCTTCTTCGCGCCCTCCCGGGGAGAGCGCTCCGCTCTGTCAGGATGGATCCGGGCGTGGAGAACCGGGGTGCTGGGCGGAGCGCTCGCGGTGGGCCTGAGCGCGATCCAGTGGCTCCCCAGCCTCCAGCTCGCCCAGGCCTCCATCCGGGCAGGCGGCCTTCCCATGAATGAGGCCCTCTCGTTCTCCCTCTCGCCCGCGCTCCTCGGCCGCTCGTTGCTCCCCGGACGGGAGGCCCCTGCCTTCACGGAGTTCACCGCCTATGTGGGCACCCTGGGGCTGCTGGCCCTGATCGCAGGGATCGGCCGGCCGGGCTGGGGACGCTGGGGGATGGTGGCCGGGGTGGGGTTGCTCTTCGCCCTGGGCGCTTACAACCCGCTTTACGTGCTCCTCACCGGGCTCCTCCCTCCCCTGCGCGCCTTTCGGGTCCCGGCCCGGTGGCTGGCTCTCTGGGCCTTCGGGGCCGCCCTGGGGATCGGCGCTGGCTTCGATCGGGGGTTCGCGGAGCTCCCTCGCCGACGGCTCGCCCTCTGGGCTCTGGGGGTCCTTGCGCTGATGGGCCTCGCCCTCGCGGCCGCGCCCATCCGCCCGCCCGGAATGACTGGCCCCCTGGGGCCAGTGGATCCTTCCCGGATGGCGCTCGGATTGGGCCTTCTTCCGGCCGGGCTCCTCCTGGCGAAGCGGCTTCCCCGGGGATTCTGGCTCGGGCTCTGGGCCGCCGAGCTCATCGGGGCGGCGTGGGGACTTCCCCTGAACCGCCTGACCGCCCCCGAGGCATGGCGCGATCCCCGCCTCCCGGCGGTGGTGTTACGGGATCTCCTGACCCAGGAAGGGCCATGGGCCGGGCGGATCCTGAGCGTGGTGGATCTGCGTTTTGATCCAGGGGATCTCAGGGAATGGCGGAGCATCTTCCAGGGCCGGCTCTCGTCCGAGGGCTTTGAGGAGTTCCTGATCGCCACAAAATACAAAGAAGCCCTGGTCGCCAACCTCCCGATGGCCTATGGCCTGCCGACGGTGGATGGCTACGATGGCGGGGTGCTCCCGTTACGGCGCTACATCGGGCTGGTCCGCCGTTTCGTCCCCTCAGACCGCCTGTTGATGGACGGGCGGCTATGGGAGACGTTGCCCGCCCTTCCAGATCCCCGCTGGCTGCAGATCCTGGGGATCCGCTGGATCGTCATGGATCGCCTGCGCGATGAGTGGATCGAGGGCGTGTTTTACGATCGCGGCGTCGTGGCGGATGCCTGCTCGCCGGAGCCCATCGAGGCGGGACCCTTCCCTCCATTGGAGGCCACCGAGCTGCGCATACGGATCTCCTCGCCGTTCCCGCCTCGAACCCCCCTGGGGACCGCGGAGCTCCAGACGATCGAAGGGGATATCCTATCGCTTCCGGTGGAAATGGGGGAAGCCGGACGACCCGCTGTCGTCCGCTGGGCGGCGCCTCGCCGGATCCGCCATCTGATCCTGCATCCGGATCCCGGAAGCTGCGCGCAGGGCGGATGGCAGGTGGAAGGCGGCGCCCTGGTGGATGGGCGGACTGGCGCGTTTCAGGCGCTGGTCCTGAGCCCGGGCGGATCCTTCGCGCTGCGCTATGCCGGGGATGTTAAGATCTACGAGTTCCGGAAAAGCCCGCCTCGCCTTTACGGCGTGTGCGCCGCCGCGTTCGCCCAGAGCGAAGCGGAGGCCATGGCTCGCATGACCGATCCTGCCTTCGATCCATCCCGGATGGTGGTGATCGAAGGGGAAGCGGGTCGAGAGGATGGGGCACCCCGCCTATGCAGGGTAGAGGTGCGATGGATCCGCTTCACGCCGGAGATCCGCGAAGCGGAGGTCCGTTTGGAGGAAGCGGGATGGCTGGTGCTGCTGGAATCCCGAGATGGGGGATGGCGGGCATGGGTCGATGGGCAGCCGGCTCCCATCCACCCGGCCAACGGGTTGTTCCAGGCGATCCAGGTCCCGGCGGGCGTTCATCGGATCCGCTGGGAATACCAACCGGGATCATGGCCGCTGGGGGTCGCAGTGACCGCCATCAGCCTGCTGACCGGGGTGGGAACCTGGGGATGGCATCGGGCGGGGGGCAGAAAGCCGCCCGAGAGGGAGGCCCGGGAGCCCACGGCGATCCCCTGAACGGGAAGCGATCCGGCACACACCCGCCCCGTCGGAGCCGATCGTTCGCTGCGCTACAATAGAAGATGATAACAAAAGTGTGGCTCGAGAGCGGGTTCCCGGGAGCAGGGGGTTGGGCCGATGCGATCTATGAGAAGATGGCGGACCGGGTCATGGCTCGTGCTGATCGCCGCCTTCGCGCTGGGCCTGCTGGGATGGAAATGGCTTCTGAAGGCGTCCGTTCCGATCATCGGGTTCTGGCTGGCGCTGATGGCGCTGTATGGTTTCCTCCTGTTTCAGCTTTTCTATCCCCTCCTGGCCCCCGCCACCGAAGGCGAACAGGATGATCTGCGCCGAGCGTTCACGTATTTTCTCTTCGGGAGATTACAAGCCCTGGGCGCTGTGGATGCCGGCCAGCCGCGGAATCCTTCCGAACCCCGAGCTGGGCCCGGGCTCTGGCTCCTGGATGCCCGGAGCGCCCTGGCGATCGAATGCGAGGGGCGGCTGACCCGGATCGCGGGGCCTGGCCTGGTCTGGATCAGCGAAAGGGAACAGGTAACCGCCTTCGTGGACCTTCGCCCTCAGGTGTTTCCTCGAGCCGACGCCTCCCCTCTTCAGATCCGCACGCAGGATGGGATCCTCCTCGATCTGGAGCTTCGCACCGCTGTCTCCTTCCTGGCTCAGAGAATCCCCCATGAATTATCCCGACGCTCCCCATATTTCGATCCTCCAGATTCGATCCGGTGGGTCATCACCCAGGCATGGCAAGCCGCTCGTGTCGATGAGGATCGTGTCCTCCAGTGGTTTGAGCTTCCCCATGAAATGGCGCGCCGAGAGCTGGCGATTCGGATGGGGAACTGGCTCTTTGATCAGCTCTTCCTCTTTGATCAGCAGGGTTATGGGGGAAAGCCGCCTGCCACGCCATTGGCCCGACTGGCGGAGAGGATACGGGCGACCCTTCATCGGGATCTGATCCGAATGGGCATTCGACTGAATCGTCTGCGGGTCACTCTGAAAAAGGTGCCGGAGGAGGCGCTCCGTCAGCGGGTGGAGGTCTGGCGCAGCCAGTGGGCCGCCCGCCTGGCCCGGTGGATCGGCCTGGCGGAATCAGAGATGCTAATGGAATACGCCCGCGCTCGCCATGCCTCCCAGATGGAGATGCTGCAGGCGATCAACGAGGTGCTCGCCGCGTATCCGGAGGTCCCGCCTGACGTGATCCTCCTGCACTTCCTGGAGACCCTGGACGCCACCGTTCGACAGAGCGGCTTGGCGCTTCCGGAGGAATTAAGGCAGCTGTGGGATTATCTGCGTGGCAAGGAATCGGGTGCCCCATGAAAGGCTACGCGCGATCCGAGGCCCAGAGGATGATTGGCTCGCCGATACGAGCCGTGCTGCTCCTGACGATCAGCACCTTCTGCTGCCTTCTGCCGTCGGCGTTCTTTGTGGCATGGCGCGCCTCCCCGTCGATTCGCGAGCTCATTCCGGGGTTATTCCTGGGGCTGCTCGTGGAAGCAGCGCTGTTCACCTTCTTCACGATCCAGGCTGCCGCTTTCATGGAGCGTCTGTATCGGATCGCCCGGGGCCAGGCCGTCGAATGGATTCTCCGTTCGCTGTTCCTTTCGGAATCGGAACTCCCAATCGGCGAGGTGCGAAACGGGGATCTGACGCCCGCCACCCGGGGTTCGGTCCTGATTCGCGTGGGCGGACCGGGGACACTGATGGTGCATGAGAGCAACCTGGTTCTGCTGGAACGGGGCGGCGGCTTTGCCCGCCTCCTCGGTCCCGGCCGACGGCTCCTCCGCCGCTTCGAACGCCCTGCCCTGGTCCTGGATCTCCGACCTCAATCCCGCCGGCGGCAGGTGAACGCCTGGACCCGCGATGGCCTGCCGGTTCGGAGCACGCTGTATTTGAGCTGCCGGTTGCGCTGGCAACCGAACGAGCCGGGGAATGAGGCCCGCTTGATCCGCATGGCCTATCAGCTCGATATGGGATCCCGGGAGAAAGGCTACGGTATCGATTGGGCGGGGGAGCTGGCCGACGAGGCCCGCGCCCTGCTGGCCCGCCGTCTGGGAAAGCTCTGGTTCGATGAACTGTGGTCCCCTTACCTGGCGGCCCTGCATGCTTCCCCTTCCCCTGGGCCGCGTGTCCTTGGGGAGCCCTCCCCGGATATGCAAACCCCCGAGCTCTGGGGGATCCCCGAACGCCCGCCCGAAGATGCCCCGATCCCGGCACGCTGGGAAGAAATCCGCCAGGAGATCCGAGCGGAACTCGAACAATGGATCCGCGACCATAACTGGGAAGTCGAGATCCTGCATTTCGCCTTCGACCCGCCCGTCCCCTGGCCCGAGGTGGAACCGATGATCCGGGAGGCCTGGATGGAGCACTGGCGGGTGCCATGGAGGGGATGGGCAGTGCATCTGCAGTCCCGCGCGATGCGAGAACAGGTGCGCCAGCGGGAGCTGGCCCGCGCCATGGGGCAGCGCGAGCTCCTCGAGGCGATTGTCACAGTGGTCCAGCAGGAGCGGCCCCTGGAGGACCCCCAGCGGGGGCTGCAACGGCTGCTGCTGCGCCTGGTGGAGCTGATGCGGCACTGGTCGCATCCCGATTCCGAATTGCTGACGCCCACGGATTTGCTCGAGCTGGTCCATCATCTCCGGCGTATGATGCAGCGCCCCTCTCCCGAAGGAGGAAGCGATGTCCGGGGATCTCCTCCCCCTTTCCCGACTGATCCGGGCCTTGAATGAGAACGCTCATCCGGGTCTGCAACGCTTAAGTGATCTACTGAGCGAGACCTCACCGGATCGAGGGGAGCTCCGCCGCCTATGTCAGCTGTTGATCTCCATCCCTGCGGAGGACGCCGTCCGGCCGGGGGAGGCTTTCCGATGCCGCCTGGGAGCTCAGATGGTCCAGATGGCACTGGATCGGGAGGAGCCGTGGTTTTCTCCGCGTGCGGCCCAGCGGCAGCTCAGCGCATACTGCCGCGCCCTTCGCCTTCACGGCCTGGCGCTCCCCGAGGCCCTAACGGCCTTGCTCGGGGCCCGATGGCTTCGGCCTCACGATCCGGCATGGGCCCTGGAAATGGCCCGGCGCGCAGAGGGCATCCTGGAGGATCTGAGCCGCGCGGCCACGCTCCAGGGGAGGCCCCATGCGGAACTGCACGATGCGATCCGGCAGGCCCGACAGCTCATCCAGGAGATCCTGGAGGATTCCCCTCGCGTCCCCCCTGAAGAGACGGCAGGGGCTCCGGGGATGCGGTGGTCTGCATCCGAGCTCCCTCCATCCATCTCCCCGGAAGAAAGGATCCCGGCCCTCGCGGGGCCGCTCCGCCCGGCGAAGCTTTTCTTGGCCTCGTTCACCCTGCTGCCCGACACCCATCCCCGGGCTGGCGATCTGCAGTTCCTGGACTCGCAGACAACCGCACGTCAGTCGGACGAAGCCGATGTGCTGATCGAAACGCTGGAGGTGGACGGTCGAATTCATCAACTCTATGTGGAAAAGGACATGGAGCCCATCGTCCGCGCTCGTCCGGATCAGATCTTGGTGCTCCGCGTGGAAGGCGATAGCATGCGGGAGGCCGGGATCGAATCGGGAGACCTGATCATGGCACGACGCGTTTCGGGCATGGAAGCACGGGATCCCTCGTTCTGGGTTTCGCTGGTCGGGCGGCTGGTGCTGGCGGTGCTCGTGGAGCGGTATCAGAGCGAGACGCACCAGGCCTTTTTGATCAAGCGCTTAACCCGTCGGAACGATCAGTGGTTGTTATGCCCGGAAAACCCTGCTTTCGAAGAGATCCCCCTGGAGCCCGGCCTCCACGAGCTGCATCCGGTCCTCGCGATCCTGAAGCCGGTCACCTCGTGACAGGGACGCCGTGCTTCGAAAGCCTGAAGGAGAAACATGGCTCCCACGGCCCGAGGGGCCGTGAGAAAGAGGATCTCCCCCCTTTTTCTAAACCCGTGGAATTTGCTGCACATATATGCTAAGATAACCATGCCGCCTTCCCTCCACTGGAGAGGAGATCCCCCGCGCATCGTCCGGAATCGCAACAGGACGTACGCCGTTGGGCTCCAGTTCCATGATGATCCCTTCCGCAAAAGCCCCAGCTGGAGCCCAACCGCGTGACTCCTGGAGTCGAGAAAGATCGAAGCGCCGGTCAGATGGTCTTTGGATCTGCTCAGAATGAGGGAATGAGATGCCCTTCGATTCGATTCTGATCCCGGTGGAAGAGGTGGAGGCCGCCGCGACGTTGCTTCCGCTGGCCCGGGCGTTGCTTCCTCAGGGCAATGGAGAGATCACGCTGCTGGGCCTGGTCTCCCTTCCCCCGGGTATTTCCCTCAGCCACGGCGCAGCGGCGGCGCGAGGGCTCCGCCAGCGCCTGATGGCCCTCGCGACGGCCCATCCGGAACTCCCCCTTCGCGTCCGCCCGCGCATCCGCGTCTCCCACACCCCATGGGAGGAGGTGTTGCACTTCCTGCAATCGAACCGCGTTTCCCTCATGCTCCTTCCATGGGATGGAAATCCAGAGGGATGGATGCTGGGCGTCCCTCTCTCCCGGGTGCTTCAGGAAGCGCCATGCGACCTTCTGCTGGCCCGGGGCTCGATCGACGCCCCCTGGCGGCGGATCCTGCTGCCGGTGCGGGGCGGCCCCTACACCCAGCTGGCGCTGGAAGTGGCCCTCACCCTGGCCGAAGCGTGGGATGGCCAGGTCACCCTGCTCCACGCGGCCTCGGAGGCCCGACGGATCGCCGCGGCGTTCCGCCCGCTCGCCCGGCAATTCCCCCGCATCACCCGCCAGATGGTGGCCCACAGTGAGGTCGCCCAGGCCGTCTTAGAGGCGCTTCCGCACCACGATGGGATCGTGATGGGCGCCTCCACCCGGCCAGGGGGCAACGGACCCCAGCCCCTGGGCCCTCTGGCCCGGGTCCTGGCGGAGGCGGCATCGAAGCCGCTGATCCTGGTGAAATCCGCTCGAGCCTTCCTCCCCGGGCAACCCCGTCCCCGGGGGGCGCCGGCCCAGCTTCCCATCTCCGTTCTGGTCGACAAGTGGTTCGCAGAGAACACCTTCGATGCGGAGGAGTTCAGCGACCTCCATGAGCTGGTGGCCCTGAAACGGACCCAGGGGGTGACCATCAGCTTAGGACTGCCCACCCTCAACGAGGAAGCGACCATCGGTTCGATCCTCGCCATCGCCCGGGAGACCATGATGGAGCGCTACCCCCTCCTGGATGAAATCGTGGTGATCGATAGCGCCTCGACCGATCGGACCCGGGAGATCGCCCGGGCGATGGGATTCCCGGTCTACATCCATCCCGAAGTCCTCCCCGAGGTAGGGTCCTACCGCGGGAAGGGGGAGGCTTTGTGGAAAAGCTTGTATCTCTTAAAGGGGGACATCATCGTCTGGACGGACACCGACATCACCCATTACCATCCCCGCTTCATCTATGGATTGATCGGCCCGCTCCTGCGCTCGCCCCGCATCGGCCTGGTGAAGGGCTTCTATCGGCGGCCCATCCGGATCGGTGAGAAGCTGCAGGCCGGAGGCGGAGGGCGGGTGACGGAACTGGTGGCGCGGCCCCTGATCAACCTGTTCTTCCCCGAGCTTTCCGGCCTGATCCAGCCTCTCTCCGGAGAATACGCCGGCCGGCGGGAAGTGCTGGAGCAGGTGCCGTTTTTCACCGGCTATGGCGTGGAGATCGGCCTGCTCATCGACATCCTGGAGCGCTTCGGCCTCTGGTCCATCGCCCAGGTGGATCTCCAGGAGCGGATCCATCGCAATCAGGACCTGGAGGCCCTGTCCAAGATGTCCTTCGCCATCATCCAGGTGGTGATCCGCCGCCTGGAAGATCGGCACAAGATCCAGCTGCTGGAGGAGGTCAACCGCTCCATGAAGCTGATCCGCCACGAGCCGGGCCGATACTATCTGGAGGTGGAGGAAATCGGGGACGTCGAGCGACCGCCGATGATCACCATCCCGGCCTATCGAGAGAAATTCCGAAAGGCGGAGCGGGCGATCGTGTCCCCTTGAGCCCTGCCCGATCGGCGCATTCTCCCCGCGGCTTCACCGCCGGGCGAAAACCCACTGCTCAGGAGAGGACCGACATATGGAAAACGCGTTGCGGTTTGGGACCGTGGGCAGCCCTCTTTCGACCCCACCACGGCCGGGAGGCACCGTGGGGGGAATTCAGCGCATCCACGAGCTGGGTCTGGAGGCTCTGGAGCTGGCCTGGGTGCGCAGCGTGCGGGTCTCGGAGGCAACCTGCCGTCAGATCCGGGAGACAGCGGAGGCCCTGGGGATCGCCCTCAGCGTCCACGCTCCGTATTTCATCAACCTCAATGCCCAGGACCGGGCCGGCTATCGAGCGAGTCGGGAGCGCCTGATGGCCACGGCCCGGGCAGGCTATCAGGCCGGCGCCCGGGACATCGTGTTCCATCCCGGCGCGTATCAGGGCGCACGGCCGGAGCGGGCCTATGAGACGGTGCGCCGGCGCCTGCAGGAGATCGTGGAGGAGCTCCGTGAAGAGGGAGTCGAGGTCATCCTGCGTCCTGAGACCATGGGGAAATCCGCCCTCTTCGGCACCTTGGATGAAGTGATCCAGCTCTCCCGGGATATCCCGGGGGTGCTCCCCTGCATCGATTTCGCTCACCTGCATGCGCGGGCGGGGGATGGATCCTTCAATTCCTATGAGGAATTTATGGATGCGCTGCGCCGGGTGGCAGCCGGATTGGGCCCACGGGGCCTCCAGGAGCTCCACATCCACGTCTCCGGCATCGCCTACACCCGGAAAGGGGAGCGTCACCACCTGAACCTTCAAGAGGCCGATCTCCGCTATGAGGAATTGTTGCAGGCGCTGATCGATACGGGTGCCCGGGGGCGGGTCCTCTGCGAGAGCCCGAACCTGGAGGAGGATGCATTGTTGTTGCAGGAGACATATCGGCGGCTTCTCGCCGGAAAGGGATAAAAAAATGAGGGGGGCGGCTTTACCGCCCCCCTCGCTCTGTAAAACGAGTGCCGGGCGACCCGCAGTTATTTGAGCGTCATCAGGAACGCGATCAGATCCGCCAGATCCTGAGCGGACATCTGATTGCCCAGGGTGGCCGGCATCTTGGAGACGCCGGGGGCGGCAGCGTATTTATCAGGCTCCACGATATAGGCGTTCGGCTGCTGGATGGACTCGCGGATATATTCCTCGGGCGTCTTCGCCTGGCCCCTGTAATCCGGCGCCCGGATCCGCTCCGCAGCCCAGGTGGCGATCCCAGCTAAGGAGGGGCCGACCAGGACCTCGCCCGGCTTCAGGCTGTGGCACGCCTTACAGGAAGCGGCTGCGCCGCTGGCCTGCTTGACCTCCTGATTCCACAGGGCCTCGCCCCGCTTGGGATCTCCTGGCGGCAGCGGTTTCGTGAGATCTGTCCCCACCGCTTCGAAGGCAGGTGTGGGAGTCGGCGCCGGCCCAGCCGTCTGCCAGTTCAGGATAAACTCCACCAGGCTGTCGATCTGATCCGGCCGCAGGGGTCCGCCGAAATCCTGGGACCAGGTGGGCATCGGATCCGCGTAGACCTCATTCGCTCGATAGGTGCTGCGGATCGGACGACCGGCCGCGATGGTTAGCTTGATGAAGTTACGCAGGGAGTTGGCATAGTTCTGGTTCTGTTTGAGCGCTTCATAGTGCTGGAACACGCCGGGGTTCAGATCGGGCCCTTTCCCCGGGACCCCCTCTCCATTTGGGCCGTGACAGGTGCTGCAATACTGCTCATAAAGCAGCGCCCCGTTTTCGATCGCCTTCGCCTTATGCATGGCCTCGAAACGGGCCATGCGCTGCTCCTCAGTGAGCCAGACCATGCCAATGGTGATCACCGTAGCCAGCGTCAGGATCGTCGCGCCGATGATCCGCCGAGTCGCTAAATCGAACATCGATCCCCTCCGCTTAGGTCGGCTGTGCTCTACCCTGGCTCACTCCCCACCGTAGCCGCCATCCCGATGGAGATAGATCGCCCGCTTGGACTCTTCCATGACGGGTTTCCCCTCAGGATCCAGAACGGGCTGGCCGTTCTTCATCTGAGCCCAGCGGATCGCGATCTCGAACCGCTTCAACCCGGGCTGGGCCTCACTGATGCGCACGACGGCATAGCCCTGAGGCAGGTGCGGATCGGTCTCGATGCGGTGTTTCAGCTCCTCCAGCACCCGGGACAGCTTGGGCGCATCTGCCGGCGGCTGGAGATTACGGGTGTCATAGGTTCCCGGAATCAACTGCTCATAGGGGATGGTGCGCACTCGACCCTCGCCGTAAAGCGGGTCCGGATTCAGAGGCATGAACTCCTGGAGCACCTCCACATCAGCCGAGGAGGTGACCGCGAAGGCCGGCGTGCCCATATAGGTGAGCAGCGTCCATGCGGCCACCCCGACCAGGCCCGCCACCAGGGCCTTGCGTCGATGGGAATAGCGCCGGCTGATGTTGAAGTCCAGATAGGGCATGATCAGCAGGAAAAGCAGGATCAGCCCGGGCAGGATCACGCCCATGAACGTCTTGCTGTTATAGATGGTGGAAGGTGGACTGGGCAGACCCAGGCGATCCAGCGCCAGCAGGAAGGGATCTTTCAGCAATCCCTGGAGCCAGAGGAAATACCAGGGCGCCGTGGTGTGCAGCGGCGTGTTCAGCGGATCGGCGTGCTGCTCCAGCGGCGCGTCATAGAAGAAGGCAGCTCCGATGACCAGGAAGGCGATAAGGGCGATCCCCCACAGCGCCTCCTGGATAGCGATGTCCGGGATGTAGGGCACCCGCTTCTCCGGCGGGACCTTACGGGCCGTGTCATCGCCCACCGCCTCCATCTCCGGCGGCAGCGAGAGGCCGTGACGCACCACCTTGTAGTAGTGCACAAAGAAGACAAAGAACAGCAACAGGGGCAGGAAGATCACATGGAGCAGATAGAACCGCAACAGACCGGCTGCGCCGATGTCGGGTGCCCCGCGCAGGATCAGGTTGACGATCCGCCCCAGCGCCGGCGGCGGCGTGGCTTCGGCCATGCTCGTCCCAATGGTCACCGCCCAGTAGGACAGCTGATCCCACGGCAGCAGGTATCCGCTGAATGAGAGGAAGAGGGTGAAAACCAGCAGGATCACCCCGGTAGCCCAGGTGAACTGACGGGGGCGCTTATAGGAGGCGGTGAAAAACGTGCGTAGCATGTGCAGCATCACCGCCACCACCATCGCCTCCGCCCCCAGCCGGTGAACATCCCGAACCAGCTGGCCGAAAGGGACATTGTTCAGAATCCGGAGCATGTTTTCATAGGCCACCAGGGGCGAGGGCGTGTAGAAGATCATGAGGAAGATGCCGGTGATGGTCTCGATCAGGAAAAGGTAAAAACTCAGCAGCCCCAGCCGGAAGGTAGGGTAGAGCCGGGTCACCGCTTCGTGGTAGAAGGAAGGCTTGATATGGAGGATAAAGCCCTCCGTATGGGGCTTCACCCGCGGGTTAGGTCGGGGCGGGGGCTCGCCCCGGATGATGTTGCGCACCTCGGTGAGCGGGATGCCCGCGGTCACCCGGGTGACCAGCTCGTCCAGGTGCATAAAGATCACCCGGCGCCATCCGTATTGCTGAACCTCTTTCTGCAGGGTGGGAATCGGTTCGGGCCACCGCAACGCCATCGGATCTCCTCCTCGCCGCTCCGGAAGGTCGCCTCAAGGGCAAAGAAAACCATCGGGGCC
The window above is part of the Thermoflexus sp. genome. Proteins encoded here:
- a CDS encoding S24 family peptidase gives rise to the protein MSGDLLPLSRLIRALNENAHPGLQRLSDLLSETSPDRGELRRLCQLLISIPAEDAVRPGEAFRCRLGAQMVQMALDREEPWFSPRAAQRQLSAYCRALRLHGLALPEALTALLGARWLRPHDPAWALEMARRAEGILEDLSRAATLQGRPHAELHDAIRQARQLIQEILEDSPRVPPEETAGAPGMRWSASELPPSISPEERIPALAGPLRPAKLFLASFTLLPDTHPRAGDLQFLDSQTTARQSDEADVLIETLEVDGRIHQLYVEKDMEPIVRARPDQILVLRVEGDSMREAGIESGDLIMARRVSGMEARDPSFWVSLVGRLVLAVLVERYQSETHQAFLIKRLTRRNDQWLLCPENPAFEEIPLEPGLHELHPVLAILKPVTS
- a CDS encoding TIM barrel protein, yielding MENALRFGTVGSPLSTPPRPGGTVGGIQRIHELGLEALELAWVRSVRVSEATCRQIRETAEALGIALSVHAPYFINLNAQDRAGYRASRERLMATARAGYQAGARDIVFHPGAYQGARPERAYETVRRRLQEIVEELREEGVEVILRPETMGKSALFGTLDEVIQLSRDIPGVLPCIDFAHLHARAGDGSFNSYEEFMDALRRVAAGLGPRGLQELHIHVSGIAYTRKGERHHLNLQEADLRYEELLQALIDTGARGRVLCESPNLEEDALLLQETYRRLLAGKG
- a CDS encoding glucosyl-3-phosphoglycerate synthase, with protein sequence MPFDSILIPVEEVEAAATLLPLARALLPQGNGEITLLGLVSLPPGISLSHGAAAARGLRQRLMALATAHPELPLRVRPRIRVSHTPWEEVLHFLQSNRVSLMLLPWDGNPEGWMLGVPLSRVLQEAPCDLLLARGSIDAPWRRILLPVRGGPYTQLALEVALTLAEAWDGQVTLLHAASEARRIAAAFRPLARQFPRITRQMVAHSEVAQAVLEALPHHDGIVMGASTRPGGNGPQPLGPLARVLAEAASKPLILVKSARAFLPGQPRPRGAPAQLPISVLVDKWFAENTFDAEEFSDLHELVALKRTQGVTISLGLPTLNEEATIGSILAIARETMMERYPLLDEIVVIDSASTDRTREIARAMGFPVYIHPEVLPEVGSYRGKGEALWKSLYLLKGDIIVWTDTDITHYHPRFIYGLIGPLLRSPRIGLVKGFYRRPIRIGEKLQAGGGGRVTELVARPLINLFFPELSGLIQPLSGEYAGRREVLEQVPFFTGYGVEIGLLIDILERFGLWSIAQVDLQERIHRNQDLEALSKMSFAIIQVVIRRLEDRHKIQLLEEVNRSMKLIRHEPGRYYLEVEEIGDVERPPMITIPAYREKFRKAERAIVSP
- a CDS encoding cytochrome b, coding for MALRWPEPIPTLQKEVQQYGWRRVIFMHLDELVTRVTAGIPLTEVRNIIRGEPPPRPNPRVKPHTEGFILHIKPSFYHEAVTRLYPTFRLGLLSFYLFLIETITGIFLMIFYTPSPLVAYENMLRILNNVPFGQLVRDVHRLGAEAMVVAVMLHMLRTFFTASYKRPRQFTWATGVILLVFTLFLSFSGYLLPWDQLSYWAVTIGTSMAEATPPPALGRIVNLILRGAPDIGAAGLLRFYLLHVIFLPLLLFFVFFVHYYKVVRHGLSLPPEMEAVGDDTARKVPPEKRVPYIPDIAIQEALWGIALIAFLVIGAAFFYDAPLEQHADPLNTPLHTTAPWYFLWLQGLLKDPFLLALDRLGLPSPPSTIYNSKTFMGVILPGLILLFLLIMPYLDFNISRRYSHRRKALVAGLVGVAAWTLLTYMGTPAFAVTSSADVEVLQEFMPLNPDPLYGEGRVRTIPYEQLIPGTYDTRNLQPPADAPKLSRVLEELKHRIETDPHLPQGYAVVRISEAQPGLKRFEIAIRWAQMKNGQPVLDPEGKPVMEESKRAIYLHRDGGYGGE
- a CDS encoding VTT domain-containing protein — protein: MEAPRTTTTVSRGRLWAARIAVVIILIGAVWFTLRYRDRFQEWARFGYPAIFLISALTNATLILPLPGLAVTTLAGGMFNPWIVGVVAGLGQAVGELSGYLAGYSGQTLAEELPHYEQIARWMRRYGPAMIFILALVPNPLFDVAGIVAGSTRMPLLFFFLPCAAGKILKNLIAAWAGFYGIELLQRWFGE
- a CDS encoding cytochrome c, whose translation is MFDLATRRIIGATILTLATVITIGMVWLTEEQRMARFEAMHKAKAIENGALLYEQYCSTCHGPNGEGVPGKGPDLNPGVFQHYEALKQNQNYANSLRNFIKLTIAAGRPIRSTYRANEVYADPMPTWSQDFGGPLRPDQIDSLVEFILNWQTAGPAPTPTPAFEAVGTDLTKPLPPGDPKRGEALWNQEVKQASGAAASCKACHSLKPGEVLVGPSLAGIATWAAERIRAPDYRGQAKTPEEYIRESIQQPNAYIVEPDKYAAAPGVSKMPATLGNQMSAQDLADLIAFLMTLK